Proteins from a genomic interval of Aspergillus flavus chromosome 7, complete sequence:
- a CDS encoding translation initiation factor 4F, ribosome/mRNA-bridging subunit encodes MSSIPPKSGLQPQGQSTSNQAASQSTAPATSGNPSSQPAATKSYASATKKSATDSTAAPVTVGGSSQHGKSTSVSPVSGKPMQQPQTPGVTIVNGAPAPSSAQGDHSRKPSVTITSAGTSGYIPNGGPSSRPNSLQFGFAANQPASPNMGNPAVLANQAQAGLGVNPTANPRVTSPQTSPSPIPQPASSGGRPPPSSYQAQGNVPNFGSFGDAGDNQTRPSQAPLGPGPQSTHLRRESSQSTHSDMSNHMGSGPGRGGYHHQGGRGRGYSQSNYQGQMAYSPGPSFRTPNQPRGGMNPQYHPPNQARPMPPFPNSPQANRSPALATAHPATPQMSTVPMGPPQPYGAYPPHMAHQSGPYFDPNYGYYQQYPMQQFMAPPSSPQPRPGMPYTPQPPYMQGQYPPQQPPQAMSRSPSQVSNDRPGSSLGHGQPPAGPPASGHAHTASRPSNSPAPGVQNFVIPSSKKSAIVIKDPGSGAVKTFEKAPASPARATPSPVKLATPTATPPPRSSSGADHARTDSKAAKTDEEKKQELKDAVRQKIEQDEAEARRKKEAAETEVTRQKEEEEAARKKQEEETARKQKEEEEAAQKKAADEEAARKALEDLSLKDKAEEAKPAAEESSKPADPTPAPADEDEIDYDAIERELAEIEAKEAAAEAAYYAKKQAEKEEKERKEKEEREAYEANMKKAEAEAEAIEEARMKKREAGEQDTSNKDLFASLKKGGWAATEAGEPAESGTATPASDASMGPPAKPASAGKREKPAALKLETNKAVEPPQPSAAMKSLHSARLIEDLSQVTYPDSIVSPNPALNASAPADRKFHYNKEFLLQFQSVFKEKPSVDWDARVRETVGDSDSSRPQSARTPMMGGRNTSRGGISQGFQMGNFGQAASRHSLPPGSTSEQRFALANAARTASMNNPFGSFGRGPMPMGSPALSRTNSANPMMPGSPRPGSNRSGTRTGSKREKHQAKKEEEMAKSMPLTAGKEVAALQVSTTGWKPRSVGQAAQPSAAAPGAGYLAPDVVQRKVKAALNKMTPENFDRISGQILEIVSQSKDESDGRTLRQVIQLTFEKATDEAHWASIYAKFCKRMLESMSPEIKDENIRDKNGNVVVGGSLFRKYLLNRCQEEFERGWKVNLPPKPEGQTEEAAMLSDEYYKAAAAKRRGLGLVKFIGELYKLGMLTERIMHECLKKLVDYEGVPDEAEVESLTSLLRTIGASLDASEKGHTFMDVYFQRINNMVQIQGLPSRLKFMLMDIIDLRNAKWKSKDADKGPKTIQQIREEAARAQQEAEMERLRQQANRGGRPNMGRGDARSYSGYGNQAPPQDYASSKVGSDDLRRLRTTRNTSQPMSFGPSSMLGSRSSSGRRNLGPGGNLVRGSDDSAASSRTGTPPAGKKEDKEAASSINAFSALASLEDRDNMATSPPSNPTSPLLAKSQPAVERRPSKTPSKDGEEAS; translated from the exons ATGAGCTCGATCCCACCAAAGTCAGGCCTTCAACCTCAAGGACAGAGCACCTCTAACCAGGCCGCCTCTCAATCTACCGCTCCTGCAACCTCTGGGAATCCCTCTTCTCAGCCGGCTGCGACCAAGTCCTACGCCAGCGCCACCAAAAAGTCCGCGACGGACTCGACCGCCGCTCCCGTCACCGTGGGCGGTTCATCGCAACATGGGAAGTCGACCTCAGTATCTCCTGTGAGCGGCAAACCCATGCAGCAACCTCAGACCCCCGGCGTCACCATCGTCAATGGCGCCCCGGCTCCTTCCTCTGCGCAAGGCGACCACTCTCGCAAGCCCTCCGTGACTATCACCTCCGCCGGTACCTCAGGCTACATCCCCAACGGGGGCCCCAGCAGTCGTCCCAATAGCTTGCAGTTTGGCTTTGCTGCCAACCAGCCGGCCTCGCCCAATATGGGTAACCCAGCCGTGTTGGCCAACCAAGCCCAGGCCGGCTTGGGTGTCAACCCAACTGCGAACCCCCGTGTTACGTCGCCTCAGACTTCGCCGTCGCCTATTCCTCAGCCCGCCTCGAGCGGTGGCCGGCCACCGCCGTCGTCATACCAGGCTCAAGGCAATGTTCCCAACTTTGGCAGCTTCGGTGATGCAGGTGATAAT CAGACTCGCCCGTCTCAAGCCCCCCTTGGTCCCGGTCCTCAGTCGACACATCTGCGACGCGAATCGTCCCAGTCGACACACAGCGACATGAGTAACCACATGGGCAGTGGTCCCGGTCGTGGTGGTTATCACCATCAGGGTGGCCGTGGCCGCGGATACTCACAGTCTAACTATCAGGGCCAGATGGCCTACTCGCCTGGTCCTAGCTTCCGCACTCCCAACCAGCCCCGGGGTGGCATGAACCCCCAGTACCATCCTCCCAACCAAGCCCGCCCGATGCCGCCGTTCCCTAACTCTCCCCAGGCCAACCGCAGCCCAGCGTTGGCCACCGCGCACCCCGCGACGCCGCAGATGAGCACCGTGCCGATGGGACCGCCCCAGCCCTACGGCGCCTACCCCCCACACATGGCACACCAATCT GGCCCCTACTTTGACCCCAACTATGGCTACTACCAACAGTACCCCATGCAGCAGTTCATGGCTCCCCCGTCGTCCCCTCAACCGCGTCCCGGAATGCCCTACACCCCTCAGCCCCCGTATATGCAAGGCCAGTACCCACCCCAGCAGCCTCCTCAGGCCATGTCCCGCTCGCCCTCGCAGGTGTCCAATGACCGACCCGGCTCCAGCTTGGGACACGGTCAGCCCCCGGCTGGTCCTCCGGCCTCCGGCCATGCGCATACCGCCAGCCGTCCCTCCAACAGCCCCGCTCCGGGCGTGCAGAACTTTGTCATCCCGTCGAGCAAGAAGAGTGCTATCGTTATCAAGGACCCTGGTAGTGGTGCCGTGAAGACATTCGAGAAGGCCCCGGCGTCGCCCGCTCGTGCGACCCCGTCTCCTGTGAAGTTGGCGACTCCGACCGCCACGCCGCCTCCTCGCAGCAGCAGTGGTGCGGATCACGCCCGGACTGACTCCAAGGCAGCCAAGACGGAtgaggaaaagaagcaggagcTGAAGGATGCGGTGCGCCAGAAGATCGAACAGGATGAGGCCGAGGCCCGCCGCAAGAAAGAGGCAGCCGAGACCGAGGTAACTCgccagaaggaagaagaagaagccgctCGCAAAAAgcaggaggaagagacggCCCGCAagcagaaggaggaagaggaagccgcACAGAAGAAGGCTGCGGATGAGGAAGCCGCGCGCAAGGCTCTCGAGGACCTGAGCTTGAAGgacaaggccgaggaggcCAAGCCCGCTGCCGAAGAATCTTCCAAACCCGCCGACCCTACTCCGGCTCCTGctgacgaggatgagattgattACGATGCTATCGAGCGGGAATTGGCCGAGATCGAAGCGAAGGAAGCTGCCGCGGAAGCCGCCTACTATGCCAAGAAGCAAgccgagaaggaggagaaggagcgcaaggagaaagaggagcgGGAAGCCTACGAGGCCAACatgaagaaggccgaggccGAGGCTGAGGCTATCGAAGAAGCTCGGATGAAGAAGCGCGAAGCGGGTGAGCAAGACACTTCGAACAAAGACCTGTTCGCTTCGCTGAAGAAGGGAGGATGGGCTGCGACGGAGGCCGGCGAGCCCGCTGAGAGCGGAACTGCTACTCCGGCTTCGGATGCCTCGATGGGTCCTCCCGCGAAGCCTGCCAGTGCTGGCAAGCGTGAGAAGCCTGCTGCGCTCAAGTTGGAGACTAACAAGGCCGTTGAGCCTCCTCAGCCTAGCGCCGCTATGAAGTCCCTTCACTCCGCTCGGCTGATCGAGGACCTGAGCCAGGTTACCTACCCTGACTCCATTGTGTCTCCCAACCCGGCCTTGAATGCCAGCGCACCCGCTGATCGCAAATTCCATTACAACAAGGAGTTCTTGCTTCAGTTCCAGAGTGTGTTCAAGGAGAAGCCATCTGTCGACTGGGATGCACGCGTGCGTGAGACTGTAGGTGATAGCGACTCATCTCGCCCACAGTCTGCTCGCACACCTATGATGGGTGGTCGCAACACTTCTCGCGGCGGTATTTCCCAGGGATTCCAGATGGGCAACTTCGGCCAAGCTGCGTCCCGGCACAGTCTGCCTCCGGGCTCAACCTCCGAGCAGCGCTTTGCTCTTGCCAATGCCGCTCGTACCGCTTCGATGAACAACCCGTTTGGCTCTTTCGGACGCGGACCCATGCCGATGGGCTCGCCTGCGCTCAGTCGCACCAACTCTGCCAATCCCATGATGCCAGGGTCTCCTCGCCCGGGTTCTAACCGTTCGGGCACGCGCACCGGTAGCAAGCGTGAGAAGCACCaagccaagaaggaggaggagatggccAAGTCCATGCCTCTTACCGCCGGAAAGGAGGTCGCGGCGCTCCAGGTCTCGACCACCGGTTGGAAGCCTCGCAGTGTGGGTCAGGCTGCTCAGCCAAGTGCTGCTGCCCCAGGTGCTGGTTATCTGGCTCCCGATGTGGTGCAGCGCAAGGTCAAGGCTGCTTTGAACAAGATGACACCCGAAAACTTCGACCGTATTTCTGGCCAGATCTTGGAAATTGTCTCTCAGTCCAAGGACGAGTCCGACGGACGTACGTTGCGCCAAGTGATCCAATTGACCTTCGAGAAGGCAACCGACGAGGCACACTGGGCCTCGATCTATGCCAAGTTCTGCAAGCGTATGCTTGAAAGCATGAGCCCGGAGATCAAGGACGAGAACATCCGCGATAAGAACGGTAATGTCGTTGTTGGCGGCAGTCTGTTCCGCAAGTACCTGCTCAACCGTTGTCAAGAAGAGTTCGAACGTGGTTGGAAGGTTAACCTTCCTCCTAAGCCTGAGGGCCAGACTGAGGAGGCTGCCATGTTGTCGGATGAGTACTATAAGGCTGCCGCTGCCAAACGTCGTGGTTTGGGTCTCGTTAAGTTCATTGGTGAATTGTACAAGCTTGGCATGTTGACAGAGCGTATCATGCACGAGTGCTTGAAGAAGCTGGTTGACTACGAAGGTGTTCCTGATGAAGCCGAAGTAGAGAGCTTGACCAGTCTGCTGCGTACTATTGGTGCCAGCCTCGACGCCTCCGAGAAGGGCCACACGTTCATGGATGTCTACTTCCAGCGCATTAACAACATGGTGCAGATCCAAGGTCTGCCAAGCCGACTTAAGTTCATGCTCATG GACATCATCGATTTGCGTAATGCCAAGTGGAAGTCCAAGGACGCCGACAAGGGCCCTAAAACTATCCAACAGATCAGAGAAGAG GCTGCTCGCGCGCAACAAGAGGCCGAGATGGAGCGTCTCCGCCAGCAGGCAAACCGGGGTGGCCGTCCCAATATGGGCCGTGGTGATGCTCGCAGCTATTCTGGCTATGGCAACCAGGCACCTCCTCAGGACTACGCCTCCAGCAAGGTCGGCAGCGACGACCTCCGTCGCCTGCGTACCACTCGCAACACCAGCCAGCCCATGTCTTTTGGTCCCTCCAGCATGCTGGGTTctcgcagcagcagcggccgGAGGAACCTTGGCCCTGGCGGCAACTTGGTTCGTGGCAGCGATGATAGCGCTGCTAGCAGCCGGACTGGAACGCCCCCTGctggcaagaaggaagacaaggAAGCTGCGTCGTCGATCAACGCGTTCAG TGCTCTTGCTAGCTTGGAAGACCGCGACAACATGGCTACCTCCCCCCCTTCGAACCCTACCTCCCCTTTGCTAGCCAAGTCGCAACCCGCCGTTGAGCGCCGGCCATCCAAGACCCCTTCGAAGGACGGCGAGGAAGCATCATAG